Proteins encoded together in one Neobacillus sp. FSL H8-0543 window:
- a CDS encoding EcsC family protein, protein MKVESAEYLFEEKKKIEAWENDQKGLWFWEKIGRLPFLMLDKITPKFIQDKIGLAIDELGSYIQTGGQYLVKEDTILKKFNPNHSLWSEGHNRNDFFSNLPISKMDEIADEIGNSRTKLATIQGATTGIGGIFTLAVDIPVLLGLSLKVLQEISICYGYDPNEKSERIFIVKCLQFTSSDIVGKKAILEELSAYNQGNQNNQMISQLQGWREVVTTYRDSFGWKKLFQMIPIAGIIFGAVINRSSIGDIAEAGKMLYRKRRIVERIHQLESI, encoded by the coding sequence ATGAAAGTGGAATCTGCAGAATATTTGTTTGAGGAAAAGAAAAAGATTGAAGCATGGGAAAATGACCAGAAAGGATTATGGTTCTGGGAAAAAATTGGTCGGTTGCCTTTCCTTATGCTAGACAAAATAACACCAAAATTCATTCAGGATAAAATTGGTTTAGCCATTGATGAATTAGGCAGTTACATTCAGACGGGCGGACAATACTTGGTCAAAGAAGATACTATCCTAAAAAAGTTTAATCCTAACCATTCCTTATGGTCTGAAGGTCACAATCGCAATGATTTCTTTAGCAACCTTCCGATTAGCAAAATGGATGAAATTGCAGACGAAATAGGAAATTCGAGAACAAAATTAGCTACGATTCAGGGGGCAACAACGGGGATTGGCGGGATTTTTACCCTGGCGGTTGATATTCCTGTTCTTTTAGGCTTATCCCTTAAGGTTTTACAAGAAATATCTATATGCTATGGGTATGATCCTAATGAAAAATCAGAAAGAATATTCATTGTAAAATGTCTACAATTTACTTCCTCCGATATTGTCGGGAAAAAGGCGATTTTAGAGGAGCTTTCTGCGTACAATCAAGGCAATCAGAACAATCAAATGATTTCACAATTACAAGGATGGCGTGAAGTGGTTACCACTTATCGGGATTCGTTCGGCTGGAAAAAACTTTTTCAAATGATTCCGATTGCTGGAATTATTTTTGGTGCGGTTATTAATCGCTCGTCCATCGGTGATATTGCCGAGGCAGGAAAAATGTTATACAGAAAAAGAAGAATAGTCGAGCGTATTCATCAACTAGAATCGATATAG
- a CDS encoding cytochrome P450: MMVMHEDLLAPEVVKDPFPYFNTLRSETPIYFNEKWNGWILTRYEDVNSALLNPNLTSQRIMPSKSASNELKLDMASTYEILSKWMVFNDPPNHTRLRMLVSKAFTPKTVEKMRPFMFEITDYLLDKVEESKKMDVIRDYAFMLPILVISKMLGLPDKDRDQLKRWSDDLLMLVFGAVKDSDRHERGQKGMRQLAEYLADQVEDRIKHPKDDLISSLVEAKENGDVLNKDEIIATLTLLVFGGHETTTNLITNSVFSLLKNPDQLERLKSDPSLINVAVEELNRFDGPGKSIMRVAKEDFEIKGNQIKKGQRVMLVTLAANRDPEIFPDPDKLDITRETNRHLGFGKGIHYCLGAPLARLEATISINQLFKRFPTLRLESDNQEWHPILISRALKSLPVVFE, from the coding sequence ATGATGGTAATGCATGAGGATTTATTAGCCCCAGAAGTTGTAAAGGACCCTTTTCCATATTTTAATACACTTCGTTCAGAGACACCTATCTATTTTAATGAAAAGTGGAATGGCTGGATTCTTACACGATATGAAGATGTAAATTCAGCATTATTGAATCCCAATTTAACTTCTCAAAGAATTATGCCATCCAAAAGTGCTTCAAATGAACTGAAGCTGGACATGGCCTCTACTTATGAAATTCTATCAAAGTGGATGGTATTTAATGACCCGCCAAATCATACAAGGCTTAGGATGCTAGTAAGTAAGGCATTTACACCAAAAACTGTTGAAAAAATGCGTCCATTCATGTTCGAAATTACTGATTATCTATTGGATAAAGTAGAGGAATCGAAGAAAATGGATGTCATTCGAGATTATGCCTTTATGTTACCAATTTTAGTAATTTCGAAAATGCTAGGATTGCCAGATAAAGATAGAGATCAATTAAAGCGATGGTCAGACGATCTATTAATGCTAGTTTTCGGAGCGGTTAAGGACTCAGACAGGCACGAACGGGGTCAAAAGGGAATGCGTCAATTAGCTGAATACTTAGCGGATCAAGTAGAAGACCGGATCAAGCACCCAAAAGATGATCTAATCAGTTCGCTCGTTGAAGCTAAAGAAAATGGTGATGTCTTAAATAAAGATGAAATTATCGCTACGCTTACTTTGCTTGTTTTTGGCGGTCATGAAACAACAACCAATCTAATTACGAATTCAGTATTCTCTCTTTTAAAAAATCCTGATCAATTGGAAAGATTAAAGAGCGATCCATCATTAATCAATGTTGCAGTAGAGGAATTAAATCGATTTGATGGACCAGGAAAATCAATAATGAGGGTAGCGAAAGAAGACTTTGAAATTAAAGGTAACCAAATTAAAAAGGGTCAGCGTGTCATGTTAGTGACGCTAGCAGCAAATCGTGATCCCGAAATATTTCCAGACCCTGACAAACTAGATATTACCAGGGAAACAAATAGACACTTAGGATTTGGTAAGGGGATTCATTACTGTCTAGGTGCGCCTCTAGCAAGACTCGAAGCAACCATATCAATAAACCAACTCTTCAAGCGTTTTCCAACATTAAGGTTAGAAAGTGATAATCAAGAATGGCACCCAATCTTAATAAGCCGTGCATTAAAAAGTTTACCAGTAGTTTTTGAATAA
- a CDS encoding TerD family protein translates to MNILKGQKVDITKGKNVTELIAVLEWTAGNKEMEIDGAAFLLEGNGRCKNDESFIFYGQPVSLDSSVNHVASSGNQNEIHIALNKISKEVQKIAFTLTIHEGEQRGHTFSQVSRASLQVKNKTTGESMFSFIFGEELKSETAIVVGELYLHNGEWKLNAIGSGFNGGLAALCHNFGIEVETKAEPVQPIKQVPVVEKVPVVQEKPEVVKPIIATLKKKEAISIKKTDKVIATLEWDSKKDLDLYCFYVTKNDEVGKVYYRDRGSANRTPYITLDGDSIGAGKETIIVHNSSELKYVLFAAYSAVSNGIGSFKSMQARAVVDNQMGQKITSPLFENNKYAYWVAIAKIDFTNVREMSVSHVESYSKSGTERSPLLYKDGSFKMNVGPVEFKDR, encoded by the coding sequence TTGAACATTTTAAAGGGTCAAAAAGTGGATATTACAAAGGGGAAAAATGTAACGGAACTTATTGCCGTGTTAGAGTGGACTGCAGGAAACAAAGAAATGGAAATTGATGGCGCAGCCTTTTTATTAGAAGGAAATGGTCGATGTAAAAATGATGAGAGTTTTATCTTCTACGGACAGCCTGTAAGTCTAGATAGTTCGGTTAACCATGTAGCGTCAAGCGGAAATCAAAATGAAATACATATAGCATTAAACAAGATTTCGAAGGAAGTACAAAAAATCGCCTTTACCTTAACCATTCATGAAGGGGAGCAAAGAGGACATACTTTTAGTCAGGTATCACGAGCTAGTTTACAAGTAAAGAATAAAACAACGGGAGAATCCATGTTCAGTTTTATCTTTGGTGAAGAATTAAAAAGTGAAACAGCCATTGTTGTTGGAGAATTATACTTACACAATGGAGAATGGAAATTAAATGCGATCGGAAGCGGATTTAACGGCGGTTTAGCAGCTTTATGTCATAACTTTGGTATAGAAGTCGAAACAAAAGCAGAGCCGGTACAACCAATCAAACAGGTACCAGTAGTTGAAAAGGTGCCAGTCGTACAAGAAAAACCTGAAGTGGTGAAACCGATTATTGCTACATTAAAGAAAAAAGAAGCTATTTCCATTAAAAAAACGGATAAAGTAATCGCCACATTAGAATGGGATAGTAAAAAGGATTTGGATTTATATTGTTTTTACGTGACAAAAAATGATGAAGTAGGAAAAGTGTATTACCGCGATAGGGGAAGCGCCAACCGGACTCCGTATATTACATTAGACGGCGATTCAATCGGTGCAGGGAAAGAAACAATCATCGTCCATAATTCTTCCGAGCTGAAATACGTTTTATTTGCTGCTTATAGCGCAGTTTCCAATGGGATCGGCAGTTTTAAATCAATGCAAGCAAGAGCCGTTGTTGACAATCAAATGGGTCAAAAGATAACCTCACCTTTATTCGAAAATAATAAGTATGCCTACTGGGTGGCCATTGCAAAAATTGATTTTACGAATGTTCGTGAAATGAGTGTGAGCCATGTAGAATCGTATTCAAAGAGTGGCACAGAAAGATCCCCTTTATTATATAAAGATGGCTCCTTTAAAATGAATGTGGGACCAGTGGAATTTAAGGATAGATAA
- a CDS encoding sigma 54-interacting transcriptional regulator has translation MNMIDFLNNCSSLGVLITDEDFNIIKINQKAMQMYSIHQLESLVANTDYSAKQFCHSEMKCEVEVIKETGFFIFLLQSKTDEYNLHKGLDLSLYEGDQILNASFDGIIVSKPDGTIIYQNPAIEQLTGLSPKDCIGVNVQKLIDDEIIDQSLTVKVVKENKPASIIQTYKSTGKKILLSGVPIRDKNGEIKKVVSNLRDLTILNGLEKEIEELKAKNEKISEEIEKITLKQESLNSIIAHNTKMKMVIERAHRISQIDSTVLILGESGVGKEGIVNLIYQMSSRRTNPFIQINCAAIPEQLLESELFGYEPGAFTGANNKGKPGLFEIATKGIIFLDEVGDMPLSLQGKLLRVLQESEITRVGGIKPIKIDVRVVAATNRNLEEMVEQGKFRQDLFYRLNIIPIYVPPLRERREDIIPLIYHFSAQIKRKYGVNRTFSQKALENFHNYDWPGNIRQLQNMVERIALMVNKQTIDLVDITNEIDISVNNDQDKNNDNSATKNTNTIILPLKQQIEEFEMSIINNVLSQYNSIRSAAKALSIDQSTLVRKKQKYNL, from the coding sequence ATGAATATGATAGATTTTCTGAATAATTGCAGCTCACTGGGTGTGCTTATTACAGATGAGGATTTTAATATTATCAAAATAAATCAAAAAGCTATGCAAATGTATAGTATACACCAACTTGAGTCATTGGTTGCTAATACCGATTACAGCGCGAAGCAGTTTTGTCATTCCGAAATGAAATGCGAGGTAGAGGTAATTAAAGAAACTGGATTTTTTATCTTTCTCCTACAATCAAAGACAGATGAGTATAATTTACACAAAGGTTTAGACCTTTCTCTTTATGAGGGAGATCAAATTCTAAACGCGTCCTTTGATGGAATAATCGTTTCTAAACCAGATGGAACGATTATTTACCAGAATCCCGCTATTGAACAACTCACAGGTTTATCACCAAAAGATTGTATTGGAGTGAATGTTCAAAAGTTAATAGACGATGAGATAATCGATCAATCGTTGACAGTTAAAGTTGTTAAAGAAAATAAACCTGCCTCCATTATCCAAACCTACAAATCTACTGGAAAAAAAATCTTACTTTCTGGGGTTCCAATTAGAGATAAAAACGGTGAGATTAAAAAAGTTGTTAGTAACCTGAGGGATTTGACTATATTAAATGGATTAGAAAAAGAGATTGAGGAATTGAAAGCGAAAAATGAAAAAATTTCAGAAGAAATAGAAAAGATTACCCTTAAACAAGAATCGCTGAATTCAATTATTGCTCATAATACCAAAATGAAAATGGTAATTGAAAGAGCACATCGGATTTCCCAAATTGATTCAACAGTATTAATATTAGGTGAATCTGGGGTGGGAAAAGAGGGAATTGTCAACTTAATTTATCAGATGAGCAGCAGAAGAACAAACCCATTTATCCAGATCAATTGCGCAGCAATTCCGGAACAGTTATTGGAATCAGAATTATTCGGGTATGAACCTGGAGCTTTTACTGGTGCAAATAATAAAGGAAAACCAGGACTATTTGAAATTGCTACAAAAGGGATTATCTTCCTTGACGAGGTTGGGGATATGCCCTTAAGCCTACAAGGTAAATTATTACGTGTCCTTCAGGAGAGTGAAATCACACGAGTAGGTGGAATAAAACCAATAAAAATAGATGTACGTGTTGTAGCAGCTACAAATCGTAATTTAGAAGAAATGGTTGAACAAGGGAAGTTTAGACAAGACTTATTTTATCGATTGAATATCATACCTATATATGTCCCACCACTTCGCGAAAGAAGAGAAGATATTATTCCACTTATTTACCATTTTTCGGCACAAATAAAAAGAAAATATGGTGTCAATCGAACATTCTCACAAAAAGCATTAGAAAATTTCCATAATTACGATTGGCCTGGAAATATAAGACAACTACAAAATATGGTGGAACGTATTGCATTAATGGTTAATAAACAGACCATTGATTTAGTAGATATCACTAATGAAATTGATATTTCTGTAAATAATGATCAAGATAAAAATAATGATAATTCTGCTACAAAGAACACAAACACAATAATACTACCATTAAAGCAACAAATAGAGGAATTTGAAATGTCTATTATTAATAACGTGCTCAGTCAATATAATAGTATTAGGAGTGCTGCCAAAGCATTAAGCATTGACCAATCTACCCTTGTTAGAAAAAAACAGAAATATAATCTGTGA
- a CDS encoding M20/M25/M40 family metallo-hydrolase — translation MPKKISLSFIALLFGLLTIVGSATAQTVTYHPSLAHKNGAMAYEHMKYLAYEIGPRVAGSENERLAENYIKGQFERIELDTTVQNFSYTRRGTTITSSNVVAYKPGKSSKQIIVGAHYDSVSVGRGVDDNASGVGILLEVAEVLKKINTPYAIVFIAFGAEESGLRGSNHYANNMSEEEIENTIGMINMDSLAVGDKMFVYGSAGEDGFIRDQALKIAKKKKLNVETNPGLNPDYPAGTTGDWSDHAPFKAKGIPYGYLEATNWEIGDLDGYTQTVKHGGVWHSKNDTLEFIEKEFPGRIEEHLSTFSTLLTDLLMFMDKTSTAK, via the coding sequence ATGCCTAAAAAAATTTCCTTATCTTTTATTGCTTTGCTGTTTGGTTTACTTACGATTGTAGGGAGTGCAACTGCCCAAACGGTTACCTATCATCCGTCTCTTGCACATAAAAATGGTGCGATGGCCTATGAACATATGAAATACTTAGCTTATGAAATTGGTCCGAGGGTAGCTGGTTCAGAAAATGAGAGATTGGCAGAGAATTATATTAAAGGTCAATTCGAACGGATTGAACTTGATACAACTGTACAAAATTTTAGCTATACAAGAAGAGGAACTACCATTACATCTTCAAACGTAGTTGCTTATAAGCCTGGCAAGTCAAGCAAACAAATTATCGTTGGTGCTCATTATGACTCTGTTTCAGTTGGTCGCGGTGTCGATGATAATGCATCCGGGGTTGGCATTCTATTAGAAGTTGCTGAGGTTTTGAAAAAAATTAATACCCCTTATGCTATTGTGTTTATAGCATTTGGTGCAGAAGAATCTGGTTTACGGGGATCAAACCACTATGCAAATAATATGAGTGAAGAAGAAATTGAAAACACGATTGGTATGATTAATATGGATAGTCTAGCTGTTGGGGATAAGATGTTTGTATATGGTAGTGCTGGGGAGGATGGATTCATCCGTGACCAAGCATTAAAAATCGCCAAAAAGAAAAAGTTAAATGTAGAAACAAATCCAGGTCTAAATCCTGATTATCCTGCTGGAACCACGGGTGATTGGAGTGATCATGCACCATTTAAAGCTAAAGGCATTCCCTATGGATATTTAGAAGCGACAAACTGGGAAATTGGTGATCTGGATGGTTACACACAAACGGTCAAACATGGTGGAGTTTGGCACTCCAAAAACGATACTCTCGAATTTATCGAGAAGGAATTTCCAGGAAGAATAGAGGAACATCTATCGACATTCAGTACATTATTAACGGATTTATTAATGTTTATGGATAAGACCAGCACTGCAAAATAA
- a CDS encoding ferredoxin, translating to MRNEIKVRVDKNACIGSQTCILIDPETFSLDSDGLSYVFNENVTNIEKIQESADNCPVSAIIIEKFSKSNRS from the coding sequence ATGAGAAATGAAATTAAAGTCCGTGTAGATAAGAATGCTTGTATTGGCTCGCAAACTTGCATTCTTATTGACCCAGAGACATTTTCATTAGATTCGGATGGGTTATCTTATGTTTTTAATGAAAATGTTACCAACATAGAGAAAATTCAGGAATCTGCCGATAATTGTCCTGTTAGCGCGATCATAATCGAAAAGTTTTCTAAATCGAACAGGAGTTAG
- a CDS encoding SDR family oxidoreductase, translated as MNVKELFDLSGKTAIVTGGSRGIGEQIAFALAESGANIVVCSRKLEDCEVTSSRVRELGVQSLALKCDVSNPEDVNNVVEETVNKFGTIDVLFNNSGATWGAPLEEMPLDKWNKVISVNLTGTFLMSQAVGKVMISQKSGKIINISSIGGLGGISEELMDAVGYNASKGAIITFTKDLAVKWGKHNINVNSIAPGFFLTKMSKSTIESKKALILANTPLNRTGSEHDLKGAALFLASKASDFVTGTVLVVDGGFSEK; from the coding sequence ATGAATGTAAAAGAATTATTTGATCTAAGTGGAAAAACAGCAATTGTAACTGGAGGGAGTCGAGGTATAGGAGAGCAAATCGCCTTTGCATTGGCAGAATCTGGAGCAAATATTGTAGTATGCTCAAGAAAACTAGAAGATTGTGAAGTAACAAGTTCTAGGGTACGTGAATTAGGTGTCCAGTCACTCGCATTAAAATGTGATGTTTCGAATCCAGAGGATGTCAATAACGTGGTGGAAGAAACAGTCAATAAATTTGGAACGATAGATGTCCTCTTTAATAACAGTGGAGCTACATGGGGAGCGCCTCTTGAAGAAATGCCACTAGATAAATGGAATAAAGTCATAAGTGTAAATCTGACCGGTACATTTCTTATGTCACAAGCAGTTGGCAAAGTAATGATTAGCCAAAAGTCTGGGAAAATCATTAACATATCTTCGATTGGCGGTTTAGGCGGAATCAGTGAAGAATTAATGGATGCTGTTGGATACAACGCTAGTAAGGGAGCAATCATTACCTTTACCAAAGATTTAGCAGTGAAATGGGGAAAGCATAATATTAATGTGAATTCCATTGCCCCAGGATTCTTTTTAACGAAGATGTCAAAATCAACCATAGAATCAAAGAAGGCATTGATTCTAGCAAATACTCCATTAAATCGAACAGGTTCTGAACATGACCTTAAGGGTGCAGCGCTGTTTTTGGCTTCTAAAGCATCTGATTTTGTAACTGGAACCGTTTTGGTAGTAGATGGAGGATTTTCGGAAAAGTAG
- a CDS encoding SRPBCC domain-containing protein, which translates to MSTQIKITHTFNALRDLVFKAFTESEQLKNWWGPKGWTFEVSKADFRQGGVFHYSQKPADGNVMWVKFVYSEIIAPEKIVYTSFFSDEEGNTVRAPFNSNWPMETLNTITFIEDQGKTTLTMIVVPVSPTEEEIKTFEDSKEMAQEGYTGTFDQLDEYLTKVNH; encoded by the coding sequence ATGTCAACTCAAATCAAAATCACTCATACTTTCAATGCTCTACGTGATCTTGTGTTTAAGGCATTTACTGAATCAGAACAACTAAAGAACTGGTGGGGGCCAAAAGGATGGACGTTTGAGGTTTCTAAAGCAGATTTCCGTCAGGGTGGTGTCTTTCATTACAGCCAGAAACCTGCTGACGGCAACGTAATGTGGGTTAAATTTGTATACAGTGAAATTATTGCACCAGAGAAAATCGTTTACACTAGTTTCTTTTCCGATGAAGAAGGTAACACTGTACGTGCACCCTTTAACTCAAATTGGCCAATGGAAACCCTGAATACCATTACCTTCATCGAGGACCAAGGAAAAACAACCCTTACAATGATTGTGGTTCCCGTATCCCCAACTGAGGAAGAGATTAAAACCTTTGAGGATTCAAAAGAGATGGCTCAGGAAGGATATACCGGAACCTTTGATCAATTAGATGAATACCTAACAAAGGTAAACCATTAA
- a CDS encoding DUF1801 domain-containing protein, producing MEVNKITYKTIDEYILQFPPEVKEILNRLRKVIKESAPNATEKISYQMPTFALHGNLVHFAAFKNHIGFYPTPSGIAAFKHKLSNFKSSKGAVQFPIEKPLPYDLISEIVKYRVEEDVKKAEVKLKKPKS from the coding sequence ATGGAAGTAAATAAAATTACATATAAAACAATTGATGAATACATTTTACAATTTCCTCCTGAGGTTAAGGAGATACTTAATAGGTTAAGAAAAGTGATAAAAGAATCGGCACCAAATGCAACTGAAAAGATAAGCTATCAAATGCCTACATTTGCTTTACATGGAAATCTAGTGCATTTCGCTGCATTTAAAAATCATATAGGATTTTATCCAACTCCTAGTGGAATCGCTGCTTTTAAGCATAAGTTATCGAACTTTAAGAGCTCAAAAGGTGCAGTGCAATTTCCAATAGAAAAGCCGTTACCATATGATTTAATTAGCGAGATAGTAAAATACAGAGTGGAAGAGGATGTAAAGAAAGCTGAAGTCAAATTGAAAAAGCCGAAGTCATAA
- a CDS encoding phenylacetate--CoA ligase family protein, producing MIKTGYKKYWNEERETLDPDKRNSVILEKIREQLDYVYNNLPFYRKHYDNHNFKPSDVKTLEDFTTKVPVITKKMLVEDQKQNPIFGSYAGNFAPEEIARIQGSSGTSGTPTFYRVSKADWDRAAEVHAMALWSTGLRPNDVVQIGFPFSIFFGGWGVLQGAERIGSTVFPLGAIESDRHLDMIEKIKPTAFSATVSYCMHLLNKARERGVELSESSVKKLIAGGESGASLPNTRAILTKGWSASLHDAGSTSEMYPFMTSTTCDAEAGVHLYQDEVFTEIVSTEDSNIPIPIGERGAVVYTHLWRKSQPMIRFWSGDESFMTEETCSCGRTYPRLPHGVLGRLDDMLVIRGTNVYPSAIENTVRSLKWSGAEYQIVVDKKGALDEMTVNIEYQSQYKTTNLNYLKGEAIELFKNKIGIRVAINLVEQGSMPETVFKAKRVIDNRKKLY from the coding sequence ATGATTAAAACAGGCTATAAAAAATACTGGAATGAAGAAAGAGAGACCTTAGATCCAGATAAAAGGAATAGTGTTATTTTGGAAAAAATAAGAGAACAATTGGATTATGTATATAATAACTTGCCTTTTTATAGAAAACATTATGATAATCATAACTTTAAGCCTTCAGATGTTAAAACCTTAGAGGATTTTACTACAAAGGTACCAGTGATAACAAAAAAAATGCTAGTGGAGGACCAAAAGCAAAATCCTATTTTCGGAAGTTATGCGGGTAATTTTGCACCAGAAGAAATAGCCCGAATCCAAGGGTCAAGCGGAACATCTGGGACTCCTACTTTTTATCGGGTTAGTAAAGCAGACTGGGATAGAGCAGCTGAAGTACATGCAATGGCTCTATGGTCTACTGGTTTAAGACCTAACGACGTTGTACAAATCGGATTTCCCTTTTCAATCTTTTTTGGAGGATGGGGAGTTTTGCAAGGTGCTGAACGAATCGGATCAACCGTCTTTCCGTTGGGTGCAATAGAATCTGATAGACATTTAGATATGATTGAGAAAATTAAACCGACTGCATTTTCAGCAACCGTTTCCTATTGTATGCACCTTCTAAACAAAGCTCGGGAAAGAGGTGTTGAGTTATCTGAAAGTTCTGTAAAGAAATTAATTGCAGGCGGAGAATCAGGTGCTTCGTTACCAAACACAAGGGCAATATTAACAAAAGGATGGAGTGCTAGTTTACACGATGCTGGGTCTACTTCAGAAATGTATCCTTTCATGACCAGTACAACCTGCGATGCGGAAGCTGGAGTACATCTTTATCAGGACGAAGTGTTTACGGAAATTGTAAGCACAGAAGATTCGAATATTCCAATTCCAATCGGTGAACGAGGGGCCGTGGTTTATACACATCTATGGAGAAAATCACAACCAATGATCCGCTTTTGGTCTGGAGACGAAAGCTTTATGACAGAAGAAACTTGTTCGTGTGGCAGGACTTATCCACGTTTACCACATGGTGTGCTTGGAAGATTAGATGACATGTTAGTTATAAGAGGAACAAATGTCTATCCAAGTGCAATTGAAAATACTGTTCGCTCATTAAAGTGGAGTGGCGCTGAATATCAAATTGTCGTGGATAAAAAAGGTGCTTTAGATGAAATGACGGTCAATATTGAATATCAAAGCCAGTATAAAACTACTAATCTTAACTATCTAAAAGGAGAAGCAATTGAGTTATTTAAAAATAAAATAGGAATTCGCGTTGCTATAAACCTAGTTGAACAAGGCTCAATGCCTGAAACTGTCTTTAAAGCAAAACGAGTGATAGATAATCGTAAAAAATTGTATTAA